A window of Leptotrichia wadei contains these coding sequences:
- a CDS encoding acetate and sugar kinases/Hsc70/actin family protein, which yields MRLFYEEELRRKSYYEMYQIAIEEHLVNVHVETPTREELISLLMKYRGVKENYCIDKYNKNGLVNVQELFDNKLGERIHHENKIRVPHKIILYKELDLMREDNYKIEIPENVSSANVFLINANNYLCGIFQLEKDLNSRNKYFLISKKEFFRVETLRNNKFSFLFFKENDLKFIHKFYNLKEDETTPLYPYQMDYYKVEIENFVVKNLETTNTPLCIDFGTVNTALGAYLDKNYVKDLPTNDILNGNVVIDAINYVKFDDGERRYREIFPTLVYVDDCSDANNIKYSFGYDVIRKLERNDYIVNGSIFYSLKRWVHEHNKLEKINDEFGNILYVKRKDIIKAYLKYVVNRAEYMFKCKFKKIHASSPVKLKEQFLTMFQEIFMVENKFNKNQNSEISEKNIISSEKNYEYEIIRENAMDEAIAVLYNTIEIQIRKERYKENEEYSALIIDCGGGTTDLAACKYVISKDKISYYLDIRTSFENGDENFGGNDLTYRIMQFLKIVLGAKYSENRVVSINDLIKYDNDIIYKVIDDSGVEKIFENMNLEYEKYENVIPTKYSQFENKMSEEYQKIRNNFYMLWEAAENLKKEFFTSDGRLRTRFDVPRNYEKRNDIHITQLKSWKIHTYENGIFTTITDYPRHIFTIKEIEKIVKADIYGMLRKFLNTYYKEGLLFEYSLIKLSGQSTKISTFQEVLKEFVPGKMIEYKELSHRDDYELKLNCLDGAIKYLDYKRFGHIDVEIVNEVPLVPYSVWVEKYDGEKVEMIQTSRKADILIGQIDKKISAEELKIYVYTAEGELKKEMIYKNEDNYEEMDAQEILPEFTNIISQNDTDTIQNNTVRFFIYTDLNNWGFFVVPIQRKSDQLYLGRKEYSPYEDNLSENSYFDGNH from the coding sequence ATGAGATTATTTTATGAAGAGGAATTGCGAAGAAAATCTTACTATGAGATGTATCAGATTGCAATTGAGGAACATTTGGTAAATGTACATGTGGAAACGCCCACGAGAGAGGAGCTTATCTCACTTTTGATGAAATATAGGGGAGTCAAGGAAAATTACTGTATTGACAAGTATAATAAAAACGGGCTTGTGAATGTTCAGGAACTTTTTGATAATAAACTTGGCGAGAGAATTCATCACGAGAATAAGATACGAGTGCCACACAAGATTATTTTATACAAGGAGCTTGATTTGATGAGGGAAGACAATTATAAAATTGAAATTCCTGAAAATGTGAGCAGTGCAAATGTTTTTCTTATAAATGCAAATAATTACCTGTGTGGGATTTTCCAGCTGGAAAAGGATTTGAATAGCAGGAATAAGTATTTTCTAATTAGTAAAAAGGAATTTTTTAGAGTTGAAACTTTAAGAAATAATAAGTTCTCTTTTTTATTTTTCAAGGAAAATGACTTAAAATTTATTCATAAGTTTTATAATTTAAAAGAAGATGAAACGACACCACTTTACCCATACCAGATGGATTATTACAAAGTTGAAATTGAAAATTTTGTTGTGAAAAATCTGGAAACTACGAATACGCCACTTTGTATTGATTTTGGGACAGTAAATACGGCTCTTGGGGCATATCTGGATAAAAATTATGTGAAGGATTTGCCTACTAATGATATTTTGAATGGAAATGTCGTGATAGATGCTATAAATTATGTAAAATTTGACGATGGAGAGAGACGTTACCGTGAGATTTTTCCAACATTAGTTTATGTTGATGATTGCAGCGATGCTAATAATATTAAGTATTCATTTGGGTATGATGTGATAAGAAAGTTGGAGAGAAATGACTATATTGTCAATGGCTCGATTTTTTACAGCTTGAAAAGGTGGGTTCATGAGCATAATAAACTTGAGAAAATTAATGATGAGTTTGGAAATATTCTGTATGTGAAAAGAAAGGATATAATAAAGGCGTACTTAAAATATGTTGTAAATCGTGCTGAATACATGTTTAAATGCAAATTTAAAAAAATTCATGCTTCAAGTCCTGTAAAATTAAAGGAGCAGTTTTTGACGATGTTTCAGGAAATTTTCATGGTGGAAAATAAATTTAATAAAAATCAGAATTCTGAAATTTCTGAAAAAAATATAATTTCAAGTGAAAAAAATTATGAATATGAGATTATTCGTGAAAATGCGATGGATGAAGCGATTGCAGTGTTGTATAATACAATTGAGATACAGATAAGGAAAGAGAGATATAAGGAGAATGAAGAATATAGTGCATTAATTATTGATTGTGGTGGCGGAACGACGGATTTGGCGGCTTGCAAGTATGTGATTAGCAAGGACAAAATTTCATATTATCTAGATATAAGGACAAGCTTTGAAAACGGGGATGAGAATTTTGGTGGAAATGACTTGACTTACAGGATTATGCAGTTTTTGAAAATTGTGCTTGGGGCAAAATATTCTGAAAATAGGGTCGTTTCTATTAATGATTTGATAAAATATGATAACGATATAATTTACAAGGTAATTGATGACAGCGGTGTTGAGAAGATTTTTGAAAATATGAATTTGGAATATGAAAAGTATGAAAATGTAATTCCCACAAAATATTCGCAGTTTGAGAATAAAATGAGTGAAGAGTATCAGAAAATACGGAATAACTTTTATATGTTATGGGAAGCAGCTGAAAATCTTAAAAAGGAATTTTTTACATCCGATGGAAGACTGCGGACACGTTTTGATGTACCTAGAAATTATGAAAAACGGAATGATATTCATATAACGCAGTTAAAAAGCTGGAAAATTCATACTTATGAAAATGGAATATTTACCACAATAACAGATTATCCAAGACATATTTTTACGATAAAAGAAATTGAAAAAATCGTAAAAGCTGATATTTACGGAATGCTCAGAAAATTTTTGAATACGTATTACAAGGAAGGGCTGCTTTTTGAGTATTCATTAATAAAATTAAGTGGGCAGTCAACGAAAATCAGTACATTTCAGGAAGTACTAAAGGAATTTGTGCCGGGAAAGATGATTGAATACAAGGAACTGAGCCATCGTGATGATTACGAGCTGAAACTGAACTGTCTGGATGGAGCTATAAAATATCTGGATTATAAGCGTTTTGGGCATATAGATGTGGAAATTGTGAATGAAGTTCCGCTTGTGCCGTATTCTGTGTGGGTGGAAAAATACGATGGGGAAAAAGTGGAAATGATACAGACTTCACGAAAGGCTGATATTCTAATTGGACAGATTGATAAAAAGATTTCTGCTGAAGAACTAAAAATTTATGTTTATACTGCAGAAGGCGAATTGAAAAAAGAGATGATCTATAAAAATGAGGATAATTATGAAGAAATGGATGCACAGGAAATTTTGCCTGAATTTACAAATATAATTTCTCAAAATGATACCGATACAATTCAAAACAACACAGTAAGATTTTTTATTTATACTGATTTAAACAACTGGGGATTTTTTGTCGTTCCAATTCAAAGGAAATCGGATCAGCTTTATCTTGGACGAAAGGAATATTCTCCTTATGAAGATAATTTAAGTGAAAATTCCTATTTTGACGGAAACCACTAA
- a CDS encoding efflux RND transporter periplasmic adaptor subunit, with protein MRKKDEIIWIMPAIFIFIILFMIKFCTPKINQKYVIEKITLENLEFFVDMKGTVVANNVTKIGLDVNLSVDDVYYKAGDFVKKGDVIVKFSDYQKNGLNEKRTLLVIKNRELRNLEKQRELGSDVSQKIQELRGEISGLEIEIKDEMRNTRLVQRSVRSPFDAYIVKINAVKGGITNKNEPILILSKREDLKIVSENVKSEKVKNLNIGNVAKISIFRRENKKIGEEKILEELIEMKNDKNKEILQDKDKIKENSDLFSEKKVIEAELFKINKIGDMNVFEFLPTLFKDLFLNEQVDIRVIYKKKENILAVPKKAVIFKNQKSYIYLIDKNNLVKEKKVFIGMDNGEKIEIFGIDIGEGMEIIGNPDDKIGNNVIVERRNIKDEEIENRKKLERLEWENEKLGNRMDENEREIIRLKRK; from the coding sequence TTGAGAAAAAAAGATGAAATAATTTGGATAATGCCCGCAATTTTTATTTTTATCATTCTTTTTATGATAAAATTCTGTACTCCCAAAATTAATCAGAAATATGTTATTGAAAAAATAACACTTGAAAATCTTGAATTTTTTGTGGATATGAAAGGAACTGTTGTTGCAAATAATGTTACTAAAATTGGACTAGATGTGAATTTATCCGTTGATGATGTTTACTACAAGGCTGGAGATTTTGTAAAAAAGGGCGATGTAATAGTGAAATTTAGCGATTATCAGAAAAATGGATTGAATGAAAAACGTACGTTATTAGTGATTAAAAATCGGGAATTACGAAATTTGGAAAAACAAAGGGAATTGGGATCTGATGTTAGTCAGAAAATTCAGGAATTACGTGGAGAAATATCAGGATTGGAAATTGAAATTAAAGATGAAATGAGAAATACAAGATTGGTTCAGAGAAGTGTAAGAAGTCCATTTGATGCTTACATTGTGAAAATTAATGCAGTGAAAGGTGGAATTACAAACAAAAATGAGCCTATTTTGATTCTTTCCAAAAGGGAAGATTTAAAAATAGTTAGTGAAAACGTGAAAAGTGAGAAAGTTAAAAATCTAAATATTGGAAATGTTGCCAAAATTAGTATTTTTAGGAGAGAAAATAAAAAAATTGGAGAAGAAAAAATACTTGAAGAATTAATTGAAATGAAAAATGATAAAAATAAGGAAATTTTGCAAGATAAGGATAAAATAAAAGAGAATTCAGATTTATTTTCTGAAAAAAAGGTTATTGAAGCAGAATTATTTAAGATTAATAAAATTGGGGATATGAATGTGTTTGAGTTTTTACCAACTTTATTTAAGGATCTGTTTTTAAACGAGCAAGTGGATATTCGTGTGATTTATAAGAAAAAAGAGAATATTCTGGCTGTTCCAAAAAAGGCTGTTATTTTTAAAAATCAGAAAAGCTATATTTATTTAATTGATAAAAATAATTTGGTTAAAGAAAAGAAAGTGTTTATTGGGATGGATAATGGAGAGAAGATTGAAATTTTTGGAATAGATATTGGAGAAGGAATGGAAATTATTGGGAATCCTGATGATAAAATTGGGAATAATGTGATTGTGGAACGAAGGAATATTAAGGATGAGGAAATTGAAAATAGGAAAAAATTGGAAAGGTTAGAGTGGGAAAATGAAAAGCTGGGGAATAGAATGGATGAGAATGAGAGAGAGATTATCAGACTAAAGAGAAAATAA
- a CDS encoding CapA family protein yields the protein MKKNILLILFAILAFSLALIITSPNFKDFRNKFMNLEKILRNKKIDISKNRNDEKNKKDEKSEFTIIGVGDIMLGSNYPFEYLLPKNDVNILQNTQNILKNADITAGNLEGTLFDTSGTPKNCNNPNVCYVFRMPSRYGTYLKQAGFDYLSIANNHSNDFGEIGVKKTIKNLDNLGIKYSGIKDIAESAIFEKNGKKFGFISFSPNSATVKLNDYNYAKKLISELKSKVDIVIVMFHGGAEGANAEHITKKHEIFHGEDRGNVYEFAHFAIDNGADIIFGQGPHVTRAVELYKNKFISYSAGNFATFGKINISGSMGIAPIFKIKINNKGDFISGEIIPVRQTYKSLGPFIDSEKLAIKKIIYLNKSDFPNGNGLSISEEGKITKTNNLN from the coding sequence ATGAAAAAAAATATACTATTAATTTTATTTGCTATTTTAGCTTTTTCACTTGCATTAATTATTACAAGTCCTAATTTTAAAGATTTTAGAAATAAATTTATGAATTTAGAAAAAATATTGAGAAACAAAAAAATAGATATTTCTAAGAATAGAAATGATGAAAAGAATAAAAAAGATGAAAAATCAGAATTTACAATTATTGGTGTAGGAGATATAATGCTTGGCTCAAATTACCCTTTTGAATATCTGCTTCCTAAAAATGATGTCAATATTCTTCAAAATACACAAAATATACTAAAAAATGCTGACATAACCGCAGGAAATCTGGAAGGAACACTATTTGATACAAGCGGAACTCCCAAAAACTGTAATAATCCAAATGTTTGCTATGTCTTTCGTATGCCTTCAAGATATGGAACATATTTAAAACAGGCTGGATTCGACTATTTGAGCATTGCCAATAATCACAGTAATGATTTTGGAGAAATCGGAGTTAAGAAAACTATTAAAAATCTTGATAATTTAGGAATAAAATATTCTGGAATTAAAGATATTGCTGAAAGCGCAATTTTTGAAAAAAATGGAAAAAAATTTGGATTTATTTCATTTTCTCCAAATTCAGCTACTGTAAAACTAAATGACTATAATTATGCAAAAAAACTTATTTCTGAATTAAAATCAAAAGTTGATATTGTAATTGTTATGTTTCACGGTGGAGCTGAAGGTGCTAATGCTGAACACATTACTAAAAAACATGAAATTTTTCATGGCGAGGATAGAGGAAATGTTTATGAGTTTGCCCATTTTGCCATAGACAATGGAGCCGATATAATCTTTGGGCAAGGCCCTCATGTCACAAGAGCAGTTGAGCTTTATAAAAATAAATTTATCTCTTATAGTGCAGGAAACTTTGCAACTTTTGGAAAAATAAATATTTCTGGTTCAATGGGAATTGCACCTATTTTTAAAATTAAAATAAATAATAAAGGAGACTTTATTTCTGGAGAAATTATTCCAGTAAGACAAACTTACAAAAGTTTAGGTCCTTTTATAGATTCAGAAAAATTAGCAATAAAAAAGATAATTTACTTGAATAAATCTGACTTTCCAAATGGAAATGGGCTTTCTATCAGCGAAGAAGGAAAAATTACTAAGACTAATAATCTAAATTAA
- a CDS encoding DIP1984 family protein yields MKIAEALILRADIQKRIAQLKVRLNNNAKVQENEEPTEDPEFLLAELENLISQLNDLIVKINRTNTLSKVDGISLVELIAKKDTLSQKAGILREFIEIASQKVNLYSTTEIKVFSTVNVSELQKKLDKLSKEIRETDTKLQQANWTIDLVEE; encoded by the coding sequence ATGAAAATTGCTGAAGCTCTTATTTTGCGTGCTGATATCCAAAAAAGAATTGCACAATTAAAGGTAAGACTTAATAATAATGCTAAAGTTCAGGAAAATGAAGAACCTACTGAAGATCCTGAATTTTTATTAGCTGAATTGGAAAATTTGATTTCTCAATTAAATGATTTAATAGTAAAAATAAATAGAACAAATACACTTTCAAAAGTTGATGGAATTTCATTAGTGGAGTTAATCGCAAAAAAAGATACTCTTTCACAAAAAGCAGGAATTTTGCGTGAATTTATTGAAATTGCAAGTCAAAAGGTGAATTTGTATTCTACGACAGAAATAAAGGTTTTTAGTACGGTTAATGTGTCTGAATTGCAAAAAAAGCTGGATAAATTGTCTAAAGAAATTCGTGAAACTGATACAAAATTGCAACAGGCAAACTGGACTATTGACTTAGTTGAAGAATAA
- a CDS encoding dicarboxylate/amino acid:cation symporter, with translation MKKIGLVPRLIISIVLGILLGLVLPSPIIRIFVTFSSLFSKYLSFIIPFMIIGFVVTGISDLRHGAGKLLGITTLLAYLSTIVAGTLSYLMAISIFPKILNFASFTTVEHPEKNLLTAYFDIPVAPMFDVTSAIIFAFIMGLSISWLRNNGEGQTTYNLFREFSKIITKLLSTSIIPLLPVYIFGTFMNMTYSGQIFATLSIFLKVFICVIILHILYTAGLFIFAGGLSGKNPFVCMKNQIPGYFTALGTQSSAATIPINIECAKRNGTSPEIREFVVPLCATIHLAGSIITITSCVVTVLMMHSMSYGISTIFPFIMVLGVAMVAAPGAPGGAIMSALPFLGMVGIASSSPMASLLIALYITQDSFGTAANVSGDNAIAIIVDWIYHKFIKK, from the coding sequence ATGAAAAAAATAGGGCTTGTGCCACGTTTGATTATTTCGATTGTGCTTGGTATTTTACTTGGATTAGTTTTACCAAGTCCGATTATAAGAATTTTTGTCACGTTTTCGTCGTTATTTAGTAAATATTTGTCGTTTATTATTCCATTTATGATTATTGGATTTGTTGTAACTGGAATTTCAGATTTACGTCATGGAGCGGGAAAATTACTTGGAATTACGACTTTACTGGCTTATCTTTCTACAATTGTTGCAGGTACACTTTCGTATCTTATGGCAATTAGTATTTTTCCAAAAATTCTTAACTTTGCTTCGTTTACAACGGTGGAACATCCTGAAAAGAATCTTTTGACAGCTTATTTTGACATTCCAGTTGCACCAATGTTTGATGTAACTTCAGCAATTATTTTTGCATTCATAATGGGACTTTCGATTAGCTGGCTTAGAAATAATGGAGAAGGGCAAACTACATATAACCTTTTTCGAGAATTTTCAAAGATAATTACAAAATTGTTAAGCACATCAATTATTCCATTGCTTCCTGTCTATATTTTTGGAACATTTATGAATATGACTTACAGCGGACAAATTTTTGCAACGCTTTCAATATTTTTAAAGGTATTTATTTGTGTAATAATTTTGCATATTTTATATACTGCAGGTTTATTCATATTTGCTGGCGGGCTTTCAGGAAAAAATCCATTTGTCTGTATGAAAAATCAGATTCCTGGATATTTTACAGCTCTTGGGACACAATCTTCAGCTGCTACAATCCCAATAAATATCGAATGTGCCAAAAGAAATGGAACATCGCCTGAAATCCGTGAATTTGTAGTTCCTTTATGTGCCACAATTCATTTGGCTGGAAGTATTATTACAATTACAAGCTGTGTTGTTACTGTACTTATGATGCACAGTATGTCCTACGGAATTTCAACAATTTTTCCGTTTATAATGGTACTTGGAGTAGCGATGGTAGCTGCGCCTGGAGCACCTGGAGGAGCAATAATGTCTGCACTTCCATTTTTAGGAATGGTTGGAATTGCCTCAAGCAGCCCAATGGCTTCACTCTTAATCGCACTTTACATAACACAGGATAGCTTTGGAACAGCGGCTAATGTTTCTGGAGATAACGCGATTGCCATTATAGTTGATTGGATTTATCATAAATTTATAAAAAAATAA
- the asnA gene encoding aspartate--ammonia ligase: protein MSKTIIPKNYDPKYGIMETEIAIKAAKDCFERELAKALDLTRISAPMFVRKSVGINDNLNGVERPVAFEMKEMPDVTLEIVHSLAKWKRIALKQYGVENGKGIYTDMNAIRRDEDLDNMHSIYVDQWDWEKVISKEDRNIDFLKATVKKIYQVFLNTEKELTEKFEKFEKFLPKEVTFITSQELENLYPELTPNEREDKFAKEHKAIFIMQIGKVLNSGKRHDGRAPDYDDWELNGDLIMWNPVLDRSLELSSMGIRVDKDALERQLKELNLEERKNLDFHKMLLNDELPLTIGGGIGQSRICMFLLQKAHIGEVQASVWTPEIVKTCKENGINLLWY, encoded by the coding sequence ATGTCAAAAACTATAATTCCAAAAAATTATGATCCAAAATATGGAATCATGGAAACAGAAATTGCAATAAAAGCTGCAAAAGACTGTTTTGAGAGAGAACTTGCAAAAGCATTAGACTTAACAAGAATTTCGGCACCTATGTTTGTTAGAAAGTCTGTTGGGATTAATGATAATTTAAATGGCGTTGAACGTCCTGTGGCTTTTGAAATGAAAGAAATGCCAGATGTAACATTGGAAATTGTGCATTCACTTGCAAAATGGAAAAGAATTGCATTGAAGCAATATGGTGTTGAAAATGGGAAAGGTATTTATACAGATATGAATGCCATCAGAAGAGATGAAGATTTAGATAATATGCATTCAATTTACGTTGACCAATGGGACTGGGAAAAAGTTATTTCAAAAGAAGATAGAAATATTGACTTTTTAAAAGCAACTGTAAAAAAAATATATCAAGTCTTTTTAAATACAGAAAAAGAATTGACTGAAAAATTTGAAAAATTTGAAAAATTCTTGCCAAAAGAAGTTACTTTTATTACTTCACAAGAATTAGAAAATTTATATCCTGAATTAACTCCAAACGAAAGAGAAGACAAATTTGCAAAAGAACACAAGGCAATCTTCATTATGCAAATTGGAAAAGTGTTAAATTCTGGAAAAAGACACGATGGACGTGCCCCAGATTATGATGACTGGGAACTAAATGGAGATCTAATTATGTGGAATCCAGTTTTAGACAGATCATTAGAATTATCTTCAATGGGAATTCGTGTTGATAAAGACGCATTAGAACGTCAACTAAAAGAATTAAACCTAGAAGAAAGAAAAAATCTTGATTTCCATAAAATGCTTCTAAATGATGAATTACCATTAACAATCGGTGGAGGAATCGGACAATCAAGAATCTGTATGTTTTTATTGCAAAAAGCCCACATTGGTGAAGTTCAAGCTTCAGTATGGACACCTGAAATTGTAAAGACATGTAAGGAAAATGGAATTAACCTTTTATGGTACTAA
- a CDS encoding thiamine pyrophosphate-dependent dehydrogenase E1 component subunit alpha: protein MENISKDKLLSMYESMLDIRNFDLKVNQLVKRGMVPGMTHLSVGEEAANVGAIAALNPDDFITSNHRGHGQVIAKGIDLNGMMAEIMGKATGTCKGKGGSMHIADLESGNLGANGIVGGGHGMAVGAAYTQKVKNTGKIVMCCFGDGATNEGSFHEAMNLASVWNVPIIFYSINNGYGISTDIKKVTNVEHIYQRAAAYGIPGYFIEDGNDVLAVYEKFRKAVDDVRAGKGPVLIESVTYRWFGHSSSDPGKYRTKEEVDSWKAKDPNIKFRNRLIEEGIATEEELTKLEENSKQKIEEAVDFAKNSPEPALESAFEDIFAD, encoded by the coding sequence ATGGAAAATATATCTAAAGATAAATTATTAAGTATGTATGAATCAATGTTAGATATTAGAAACTTTGATTTGAAGGTGAATCAGCTTGTGAAAAGAGGGATGGTTCCAGGAATGACGCATTTGTCAGTTGGAGAAGAAGCGGCGAATGTTGGAGCGATTGCAGCGTTGAATCCTGATGATTTTATCACATCTAATCATAGAGGACATGGACAGGTTATTGCTAAAGGAATTGATCTGAATGGAATGATGGCTGAAATTATGGGGAAAGCTACAGGAACTTGTAAAGGTAAAGGTGGTTCAATGCATATTGCCGATTTAGAAAGTGGAAATTTAGGAGCTAACGGAATTGTTGGTGGAGGACACGGAATGGCAGTAGGAGCAGCTTATACTCAAAAAGTTAAGAATACTGGAAAAATCGTAATGTGTTGTTTTGGAGATGGAGCTACAAATGAAGGAAGTTTTCATGAAGCAATGAATTTGGCATCAGTTTGGAATGTACCAATTATTTTTTATTCAATTAATAATGGATATGGAATAAGTACAGATATTAAAAAAGTTACAAATGTAGAACATATTTATCAAAGAGCAGCAGCTTATGGAATTCCTGGATATTTTATTGAAGATGGAAACGATGTTTTGGCAGTTTATGAAAAATTTAGAAAAGCAGTGGATGATGTAAGAGCAGGAAAAGGTCCTGTTTTAATTGAAAGTGTGACATATAGATGGTTTGGGCACTCGAGTTCAGATCCTGGAAAATATAGAACAAAAGAAGAAGTGGATTCTTGGAAGGCAAAAGATCCAAACATTAAATTTAGAAATAGATTGATTGAAGAAGGGATTGCTACTGAGGAAGAATTAACTAAATTGGAAGAAAATTCGAAACAAAAAATTGAAGAAGCAGTTGATTTTGCGAAAAACAGTCCAGAACCAGCTCTTGAATCAGCATTTGAGGATATTTTTGCAGATTAA
- a CDS encoding alpha-ketoacid dehydrogenase subunit beta, with amino-acid sequence METKLMSVKEAIITAMSEEMRRDENVFLMGEDVGIFGGDFGTSVGMLEEFGEERIKDMPISESAISGAAIGAAMTGLRPIVDVTFMDFIVYMMDNIVNQAAKTRYMFGGKGRVPVTFRCAAGSGVGSAAQHSQSLEAWFTHIPGVKVVAPGTPADVKGLLKAAIRDNNPVIFLEYKAQYNMKGEVPTDPEFVIPLGKGEIKREGTDITIVSYGRMLERVLKAAEIVAEEGISVEVVDPRTLIPLDKEIILDSVKKTGRVILVNDAHKTSGFIGEISAIISESDAFDYLDHPIVRLAGEDVPMPYNHTLETAMVPSVEKIVEAIRKVKNKQ; translated from the coding sequence ATGGAGACAAAATTAATGTCTGTAAAAGAGGCAATAATTACAGCAATGTCAGAAGAAATGAGAAGAGATGAAAATGTATTTCTTATGGGAGAAGATGTTGGAATATTCGGAGGAGATTTTGGTACTTCGGTAGGAATGTTGGAAGAATTTGGAGAAGAGAGAATTAAGGATATGCCTATTTCAGAATCAGCAATTTCAGGAGCAGCTATTGGAGCGGCAATGACAGGTTTAAGACCGATTGTAGATGTAACGTTTATGGATTTTATCGTGTATATGATGGATAATATTGTGAATCAGGCGGCTAAAACTAGATATATGTTTGGTGGAAAAGGAAGAGTGCCAGTGACATTTAGATGTGCGGCAGGAAGTGGAGTAGGTTCAGCAGCACAACATTCGCAATCATTGGAGGCTTGGTTTACGCATATTCCTGGAGTGAAAGTAGTTGCACCTGGAACACCTGCAGATGTGAAAGGGTTGTTGAAAGCAGCTATTAGGGATAATAATCCAGTAATTTTCTTGGAATATAAGGCGCAATATAATATGAAAGGTGAAGTTCCAACAGATCCTGAATTTGTTATTCCCTTAGGAAAGGGAGAAATAAAAAGAGAAGGTACGGATATTACAATAGTAAGTTACGGAAGAATGCTTGAAAGAGTATTGAAGGCAGCAGAAATAGTGGCTGAAGAAGGAATTAGCGTGGAAGTGGTGGATCCTAGAACATTGATACCATTAGATAAAGAGATAATTTTGGATTCAGTTAAGAAAACAGGAAGAGTTATTTTAGTGAATGATGCTCATAAAACAAGTGGATTTATTGGGGAAATTTCAGCAATTATTTCAGAAAGTGATGCATTTGATTATTTGGATCATCCAATTGTGAGATTGGCTGGAGAAGATGTGCCTATGCCATATAATCATACTTTAGAAACAGCGATGGTTCCGAGTGTTGAAAAAATTGTTGAGGCAATTAGAAAAGTAAAAAATAAACAATAG
- a CDS encoding dihydrolipoamide acetyltransferase — protein MENSKLRATPAARDLAKMMGIDLLNVRGSGAKGRIHKEDVEEFNFEKKVRITPLASKIAQEYNIDLSTVEGSGHNGKIMKEDILNIIAKPKETEELARHEKAILAEKEQVEEADIEVVPMSPMRKVIAKRMSDSYFTAPTFTLNYEVDMTELISLRKKVMDTIMENTGKKITVTDLISFAVVKTLMKHKYVNSELSADGTQITLHNYVNLSIAVGMDDGLLVPVIKGADKMSLSELVVASKDIIKKALAMKLSPSEQSGSTFTISNLGMFGTQSFNPIINQPNSAILGVAATVEKPVVVDGEIVIRPIMTMCLTIDHRVVDGLAGAKFMQDLKKLLENPLAMLI, from the coding sequence ATGGAAAATAGCAAATTGAGAGCTACACCTGCTGCGAGAGATTTAGCTAAAATGATGGGAATAGATTTGTTAAATGTTAGAGGCAGTGGAGCTAAAGGTAGAATTCATAAAGAAGATGTGGAAGAATTTAATTTTGAGAAAAAAGTGAGAATTACTCCGTTGGCTAGTAAAATAGCACAAGAATACAATATTGATTTGAGTACTGTAGAAGGTAGTGGACATAACGGGAAGATAATGAAAGAAGATATTTTGAATATCATTGCTAAACCGAAAGAAACTGAAGAATTGGCAAGACATGAAAAAGCGATATTGGCTGAAAAAGAACAAGTGGAAGAAGCTGATATTGAAGTTGTTCCAATGTCGCCAATGAGAAAAGTAATAGCGAAAAGAATGTCAGACAGTTACTTTACGGCACCTACATTTACATTAAATTATGAAGTTGATATGACAGAATTGATTTCATTGAGAAAAAAAGTTATGGATACAATTATGGAAAATACAGGTAAAAAGATAACTGTAACAGATTTAATTTCATTTGCTGTAGTTAAAACATTAATGAAACATAAATATGTAAATTCTGAATTGTCTGCAGATGGAACACAAATTACATTACATAATTATGTAAATTTATCAATTGCTGTTGGAATGGACGATGGGCTTTTGGTGCCTGTAATTAAAGGTGCGGATAAAATGTCATTGAGCGAATTGGTAGTTGCGTCTAAAGATATTATTAAAAAGGCGTTGGCAATGAAATTGAGTCCTTCTGAACAAAGTGGAAGTACGTTTACAATTAGTAACTTGGGAATGTTTGGAACGCAAAGTTTTAATCCTATTATAAATCAACCAAATTCGGCAATTTTAGGAGTTGCTGCGACAGTTGAAAAACCAGTAGTTGTAGATGGAGAGATTGTAATTAGACCAATAATGACAATGTGTTTAACAATTGACCATAGAGTTGTGGATGGACTTGCTGGAGCTAAATTTATGCAAGATTTGAAGAAATTATTGGAAAATCCATTAGCAATGTTAATTTAG